One genomic segment of Stigmatopora argus isolate UIUO_Sarg chromosome 18, RoL_Sarg_1.0, whole genome shotgun sequence includes these proteins:
- the wdr90 gene encoding WD repeat-containing protein 90: MARKDDWQHPYVNIFKEYRVSEWLNVSKVGDVSPYWDKTINCSVFRIRGSIPSDNFILIPKNSSQSLGLKGRYFYLLFKPTPRKPFLIVLDVCSENGRVVRISISNMFKEFDFTPTSLLFPIECKSEFEWKQDISAKTSNSCSGPLPPGPKVHWTCLMMDLQLTLSTYLSQHFYSHLKSIKLCSNMSVKNVFTTDLQLTPELSYQQAKYLGLTPKDGSVPMPRDMMFPVPMGHTWENIYNYIRFPLDGEFKSNVIQKICAQADTDSRSPSPETGISIPELPEEVVDKIQELNSSVRRKVCFLDGAKSKKSSPERETITPTLSVNDKVANRVKICKRDRKAIHVITTSKEMDKLLPDPIMRLRKIIGFGGATYKCALWTLAGDSVIYPCHAIVVSMKINSCEQRFFIGHTDKVSALALNGNTTLLASAQAGNCTIRIWNYLKGNCVAMFKMYAQSVTSLSFSHSGSLLCGGGKDSCGKTLVVVWSTDNIQNGEVGIFAKIKLEVDIQKMKFANFDETRLVSCGHDSIRLWRVSKGTLRSCAVNLGEYQTVDFTDVAFEEGDSPEQHIDDRLLFASSRSGHIFEIDYSRVIIRNVRWLFPVQKKPQKWSVNRGPGIAINSLSICSTFCVTGSEDGFLRLWPLDFSGVFLEAEHEGPVSLVSVSSDSMQVLSATSTGNLGFLDVSSRGYNTLMRSHTSTVLGFSVDGIRRHLTTASSDGSIRIWSMDSLYQLFDFVSEDKPCSVAFHPREQIFSCGFNSGIVRVFDISCGKILAEHCQHKGVVVGLAFSPDAECMYSAASEGSLALYNSCDNDSHVIRVVCHVVARGTGRAPDALTVSSDSRFLAFVGPTEYIITIVDALSLEEVLRLDVSAFDPQSTFLESALKVCFSVASPEHLLVTTSANKIFWVNTETGSLFRQVCNVHTKWCTSLAVSPDRRYLVTAGDNAVKVWDYNMKLKFNSQMFIGHSQPINQVSFTPGQKGVISVGDAIFLWDFLASPVHRQLTVRLPCQNATDSGLDAVPRQRAPQPLTPPPCLDVTVMDPAEFDLKDDNAAGSIPSSQHKSAASFLKITELGDPNRLRGVQNNDFPGMKTVRPDCYKHFVPHFKNSILDQTAVSPPPDKAGLTLKTIIGYNGNGRGNLVWSPDQGLFAYSCGSVVVLENVNSGRQRHLVGHTDEISCLAISNNAKMIASAAGNSASRSLICIWAIMTGDCVNTMSYHQGAVQSLAFSNDDRFLLSVGDFLEPVVAVWSCSTFRMLSKDSALGPIHDAAFSPSVVTQLACVGSQGVYFGLFENQVRDGDLKLVRVKAPVAVGHVEMTALCYHAVDSLLFTASNSGHLCAWDIKTQSCFMTVDVDEGEIGVLLCRGNRLLTGSDTQRLRLWGVEAVRRFGPEGHAAKKNGAVSVVLKQEMMLDGIAVSAAFDNTMDMGIVGTTTGTLWYIDWSENSSIRLVSGHKHKVTDLAFQPDESHFATCSEDGSLRVWSIPGNELVVQFQVLNQACTCVSWSPFAIMQRARLVAGYDDGTVRVFRLASSEMERKLNPHRVAITAIQYSANGEVILSGAKNGLIAVSRVTDGSTIRVFRDHKRGAITTIDCVREQCKNFGLAGNELWLAASLDRRVSVWAADWFKSKCNLLDWLTLAAPPYGQDDSPPPSLASFHPTDPSLIIYTSYGMEKELTFYSLKKKRIIKKIALPHWAMCFSISPKSQLIALGSKERVLKLIKWSNGEFQDFLEHGDSLQKCRFSPTGTFLFSVAHNEILIWEVNGL; the protein is encoded by the exons ATGGCAAGGAAAG ATGATTGGCAGCATCCTTACGTCAACATATTCAAAGAATACCGAGTTTCAGAATGGTTAAATGTATCAAAAGTAGGAGATGTGTCACCATACTGG GACAAAACAATCAACTGTTCTGTGTTCCGGATAAGAGGTTCTATCCCTTCCGACAACTTCATTCTAATTCCCAAGAATTCCAGCCAGTCTCTGGGTCTCAAAGGACGATATTTCTACCTCCTCTTCAAGCCCACTCCAAGAAAACCTTTTTTAATCGTCCTGGATGTCTGCTCAGAG AATGGCCGCGTGGTCCGCATCTCCATCTCCAACATGTTCAAGGAGTTTGACTTCACCCCAACGTCGCTTCTCTTCCCCATCGAATGCAAATCGGAGTTTGAGTGGAAACAAGACATTTCAGCCAAGACTTCAAATTCAT GTTCCGGACCTTTACCCCCTGGTCCTAAAGTTCATTGGACTTGTTTGATGATGGATCTTCAGCTTACACTCTCCACTTACCTTAGCCAGCACTTCTACAGTCATTTAAAGAGCATTAAACTCTGCTCCAACATGTCtgttaaaaatgtctttacCACCGATTTGCAGCTGACTCCAG AGTTGTCCTACCAACAAGCCAAGTATTTGGGCCTGACCCCTAAAGATGGTAGTGTACCCATGCCCAGAGACATGATGTTTCCTGTGCCCATGGGACACACATGGGAAAATATCTACAATTACATCAG GTTTCCTTTAGATGGAGAATTTAAAAGCAATGTCATACAAAAAATCTGTGCTCAGGCTG ACACAGACTCCCGAAGCCCCAGCCCAGAAACG GGGATCAGCATACCTGAGCTGCCTGAAGAGGTGGTGgacaaaataca AGAATTAAACAGCAGCGTCCGCCGAAAAGTTTGCTTTTTGGATG GCGCAAAATCCAAAAAGTCCAGCCCAGAACGG GAGACGATCACGCCCACACTGTCTGTGAATGACAAAGTAGCAAATAGGGTCAAGATTTGCAAAAGAGACAGAAAGGCCATTCATGTCATCACAACTTCGAAGGAAATGGAT AAGCTGTTACCAGACCCGATTATGAGGCTCAGAAAAATAATTGGTTTTGGAGGAGCCACCTACAAATGT GCCTTGTGGACCCTAGCTGGAGATTCTGTGATTTATCCATGTCACGCTATTGTTGTCTCCATGAAAATAAACTCATGTGAGCAGAGATTCTTCATTGGTCATACTGACAAG GTGTCTGCTCTGGCTCTTAACGGCAACACAACACTGCTCGCCTCCGCACAAGCTGGTAATTGCACCATTCGAATATGGAATTACCTCAAAGGAAATTGCGTGGCAATGTTCAAGATGTACGCCCAATCAGTCACCTCTCTCAG CTTCTCACACAGCGGAAGCCTTCTCTGTGGAGGAGGGAAGGACAGCTGTGGGAAAACG TTGGTGGTTGTATGGAGCACAGACAATATTCAAAACGGAGAAGTGGGCATATTTGCAAAGATAAAACTGGAAGTGGATATTCAAAAGATGAAGTTCGCCAATTTTGACGAGACACG GCTGGTGTCATGTGGGCACGATAGCATACGCCTGTGGCGGGTAAGCAAAGGTACATTGCGCTCGTGCGCAGTCAACTTGGGTGAATACCAAACAGTGGACTTCACCGACGTAGCCTTCGAAGAAGGAGACTCCCCCGAACAGCATATCGATGATCGACTACT GTTTGCAAGCAGCAGGAGTGGTCATATTTTCGAGATTGACTACAGCAGAGTAATCATCAGAAATGTCAGGTGGTTGTTCCCTGTGCAGAAAAAGCCACAGAAGTGGTCGGTCAATAGAG GTCCTGGTATCGCCATCAACAGCCTTAGCATTTGCTCAACCTTCTGTGTCACGGGCTCCGAAGACGGCTTCCTGCGGCTCTGGCCTCTGGATTTTTCCGGCGTCTTCCTGGAAGCCG AACACGAGGGTCCCGTGAGCCTGGTATCTGTGTCATCTGACAGCATGCAGGTCCTATCCGCCACCTCTACCGGTAACCTGGGTTTCCTTGATGTGAGCAGTCGGGGGTACAACACGCTAATGAGGTCGCACACCAGCACTGTGCTGGGCTTTAGCGTAGATGGAATTCGAAGGCACCTCACCACAGCGTCTTCTGATGGCTCTATTCGTATTTGGTCCATGGACTCCTTATATcag TTGTTTGACTTTGTATCAGAGGATAAACCGTGCTCGGTGGCCTTCCATCCCAGAGAGCAGATTTTCTCTTGTGGCTTCAATTCGGGGATTGTCCGAGTCTTTGATATTTCCTGTGGAAAAATCTTGGCAGAGCACTG CCAACACAAAGGTGTTGTGGTAGGTCTCGCCTTCTCACCCGACGCAGAGTGCATGTACAGCGCTGCCTCCGAGGGCTCTCTCGCACTCTACAACTCCTGCGACAACGACAGCCACGTGATCCGAGTCGTCT GTCATGTGGTCGCCCGAGGGACCGGGCGCGCTCCAGATGCTCTGACGGTGAGCAGCGACAGCCGCTTCTTGGCTTTCGTCGGTCCCACTGAATACATCATTACCATCGTTGATGCGCTCTCTCTAGAAGAG GTGCTCCGTCTCGATGTGAGTGCCTTTGATCCACAAAGCACCTTTTTGGAATCCGCGCTAAAAGTCTGCTTCTCTGTGGCCTCCCCTGAGCATTTGCTAGTCACTACATCTGCAAACAAGATTTTCTGGGTCAACACGGAGACGGGTTCTCTTTTCCGGCAG GTGTGCAATGTGCACACGAAGTGGTGTACCTCGCTCGCTGTTAGCCCAGATCGACGATATTTGGTCACAGCTGGAGACAATGCAGTCAAAGTGTGGGATTATAATATGAAACTGAAATTTAATTCACAG ATGTTTATAGGTCATAGTCAGCCCATCAACCAGGTCAGCTTCACCCCAGGACAAAAAGGGGTAATCTCAGTCGGGGATGCCATCTTCTTGTGGGATTTTCTGGCTAGCCCAGTTCACAGGCAACTTACAGTACG TTTGCCATGTCAAAATGCAACTGACTCAG GTCTGGACGCAGTACCTCGCCAACGGGCCCCGCAACCCTTGACACCTCCACCATGTCTAGACGTGACCGTCATGGACCCTGCTGAATTCGACCTGAAAGATGATAATG CAGCTGGTTCCATTCCAAGCTCTCAACACAAATCTGCAGCGTCTTTCTTGAAAATCACAGAACTGGGAGATCCCAATAGACTGAGGGGCGTTCAAAATAATG ATTTCCCTGGGATGAAGACAGTGCGTCCAGATTGTTATAAACACTTTGTACCACATTTTAAGAATTCCATTCTTGATCAG ACTGCTGTTTCTCCTCCTCCTGACAAAGCGGGATTGACACTAAAAACGATCATTGGTTACAATGGCAATGGACGTGGCAACCTGGTTTGGAGCCCCGATCAAG GTTTATTTGCATACTCCTGCGGCAGTGTAGTGGTATTGGAGAACGTCAATTCAGGGCGTCAGAGACATTTAGTGGGCCACACGGATGAAATCTCATGTTTAGCCATTTCAAACAACGCCAAG ATGATAGCATCTGCTGCGGGCAACAGTGCCAGCAGGAGCCTCATTTGCATTTGGGCCATCATGACTGGAGATTGCGTCAATACCATGTCCTACCACCAAGGGGCAGTACAGAGTCTTGCTTTTTCCAACGATGATCGCTTCTTACTTTCCGTAG GAGACTTTTTGGAACCAGTTGTGGCCGTGTGGAGCTGCTCCACCTTCCGGATGCTGTCTAAAGACAGCGCACTGGGGCCAATCCACGACGCGGCCTTCAGCCCATCCGTAGTCACTCAGCTAGCCTGCGTCGGCAGCCAAGGTGTTTACTTCGGTCTATTTGAGAACCAAGTCCGAGACGGTGACCTCAAA CTCGTGAGAGTCAAGGCACCGGTAGCTGTAGGACATGTGGAGATGACAGCCTTGTGCTACCATGCCGTGGACTCCTTGCTGTTTACCGCCTCCAACAGTGGACATCTTTGTGCTTGGGACATCAAGACTCAGAGCTGCTTCATGACAGTTGATGTGGATGAGGGAGAAATTG GTGTTTTGCTGTGCCGAGGGAATAGGCTCTTGACAGGCAGCGACACCCAAAGGCTGCGACTGTGGGGGGTTGAAGCGGTGCGCCGTTTCGGGCCTGAGGGACACGCagccaaaaaaaatgg CGCTGTGTCAGTGGTGCTGAAGCAGGAGATGATGTTGGACGGGATTGCCGTTAGCGCCGCCTTTGATAACACAATGGACATGGGCATTGTGGGCACCACCACCGGTACCTTGTGGTACATAGACTGGTCAGAAAACAGCAGCATCCGGCTGGTCAGCGGTCACAAGCATAAG GTGACTGATTTGGCCTTTCAGCCTGATGAGAGTCACTTTGCAACCTGTAGTGAAGATGGCAGTTTGAGGGTTTGGTCGATTCCGGGTAATGAACTGGTGGTGCAGTTTCAGGTGCTCAACCAG GCATGTACCTGTGTTTCCTGGAGCCCTTTCGCAATCATGCAGCGCGCCCGATTGGTGGCTGGATACGACGACGGCACGGTGCGCGTTTTCCGGCTCGCCAGTTCGGAAATGGAGAGGAAACTGAATCCCCATCGAGTTGCTATCACCGCTATACAGTATTCTGCCAATG GTGAGGTTATCCTCTCTGGTGCCAAGAATGGTCTCATAGCCGTCAGTCGGGTCACGGATGGATCAACCATCCGGGTCTTCAGGGACCACAAAAGAGGAGCTATCACCACTATTGATTGTGTTCGGGAACAG tGTAAGAATTTTGGCCTGGCGGGCAACGAGCTGTGGTTGGCTGCCAGCCTTGATAGGCGTGTCAGTGTCTGGGCTGCTGATTGGTTCAAAAGCAAATGCAATTTGCTAGACTGGCTAACACTTGCCGCACCACCATATGGCCAG GATGACAGCCCACCTCCCAGCCTTGCTTCCTTCCACCCAACAGACCCCAGCTTGATCATCTACACAAGTTACGGGATGGAAAAAGAGTTGACGTTCTACAGCCTGAAGAAGAAAAGG ATAATCAAAAAGATTGCTTTGCCTCACTGGGCCATGTGCTTTAGCATTTCCCCCAAGAGTCAACTCATCGCATTGGGCTCAAAAG